Genomic window (Pseudomonas xantholysinigenes):
AGCAATCAACCCTGCGGCTGGAGTGCCGCCAGGTGACCGCTGATGAGCATGGCGAACTCTTCGACGGTCATTTTCTTGCCGTTGAAATCGACCATGCCATCGGCATAATGCAGGCTCGACACCACGTCGGAGCCCTCCACCGTGGCCATGCCGCTCTGCAGCGCCATCATGCCGACCATCTCACCGGCCTGGCTGGACTGCTGGGCGATGGCCTGGGCATCGGTCTCGCCTTCAAGCAAGGCCTGCAAGGTGGCCAGGTCGGCGACCATCGGCTTGGACACACTGAGCTTGGCCTTCAGTTGCGTCAGCAACTGCTTGCCCAACTGGTCGGGCGGCAGGTCGAACGAGCTCGGGTTGGCGAAATCCATCGCTAGGTTGAAGTGGCTCTCGCCATTGGCGGTCTTGAACGCCAGCTTCTCCACCGCCACCTGCGGCTTGGCCACCAGCAGCTGCTGCAGATCACCCTGGACCTTGGCCTGCTCTTCGGGAGTCATCTGCAGCGATGGCGCCTCACCGTCGGCGGCCGCCTGCTGCATCTGCGGCAGCTGGGTCTGGTACCAGGCCATCAACGCCTGCATGGCGGGAATGTCGATGGACTTCATGGTCAGGACCATTTCCGCGCTGCCCACCTTGCGACCGGCATAGCTGATGTCACCGACCTTGTATTCCAGGCGCCCGGCCAGCTTGTCCTTGGCCTCGCCCTCGGCGTTGTACAGGTTGTTCTGCTGCAGCCCTTTGAGCACCAACAGCTCCTGCTTCGGCCCGAAGGTCGCCTGGACGTCGGCCAGGGCCAGGTCGAAGTTGCCGACATAGATCATGTCATGGCCGGTCTCGGTCAGCTTGCCACCGGCCTTGAAGCCATTGAGCTGGATCTTCACCGGGGCTTGTTGCTCGTCGACGAAGTTCAGTTCCAGGTGCCCGGCGTCGGCATGAATGCCCACAGCCTTGCCGTCGCGATCACCGCTCATCAGCACCTGCATGCCGGAGAAATCCAGGACATTGTCGCCGTCTTCCTTGAGGGTGACCGGGGCCAGGCGAATGTCGCTGTCGACGTTGCCGCCATACCCCAGGCTGAACTGCGCGGTGACCGGTGGTTTGTCGCCAGCAGCGGCGTACCAGCCCTTGGTGAAGTCGTCCTTGTCCAGCACGCTGTTGCTGGTGGCCATCACCGGCATCAGTTTGAACGCCTTGACCCGCGACCAGGGGAACGGCCCGTGCTCGATCTGATCGGTCACACCCACGGCAAAGTTGATTGCATCGGCCTCGCCTACCTGCACGTTCTCGGCCTTGAGGCGGTAGTGTGCGGTGCTGGTGAAGAAATGCTGCTCAAGCGAGACCAGTTCGAGGGTCATGCTGCCGCCGTTGCCGGCCAGGGCTTTCTTCAGTTCTTCGTTGCCACGGGCGACGGAGCGCTCCAGCTCGGCGGGCAGCTGCTTGCCGGTGTACCAGGCGCCAGCGGTGGTTGCGACGGCAATGGCGACGGCCAGACCGCAAAGGATGCCTACTGATTTCTTCATGAATAGAACCGATGACTGTCCATAGGGAGGGCGATTGGGGCGCCCCCGGTAAACGGCGGTGCGCGCCGGGGCAAGAATATCACCGGCATCCGGGCCGCGTGATGATCCTCGCTGCATTTTGTGTGTACATGGATGACGGCATACCCGTGACAGTCCGTGGCAAGCGTAAATTTTTACGAACATCAAAATCGATTTACGATCCGCTCAATCAGCCAAACAGAGTGCATAACGGCCAAATAAACCGATTCACCAACCACTCATCTGACACCCTGTCATGTTTAACTTGACACCCAAACGACCATCGTCTTTTATTCCGCCACCCCGCAGCTCCAACATAAAAGGTGAACAACATGGAGCCCATTCGCTCGACCTTGTCGTGCCCGTCACGCGCCGTGCCCGTTGTTTCGAGACAGGAGCAGCGCCTGCATGCAGCCTGACCACAGCGCCCCCGGCAACGCCCAGTTTCGCAAGTCCCTACGCCTCTGGCACGTGGTGATCATCGGCCTGGCCTACCTCACCCCGATGACCGTGTTCGACACCTTCGGCATCGTCTCCGGCATCACCGCCGGGCACGTGCCCAGCGCCTATATCCTGGCCCTGGCCGGGATCCTCTTCACCGCCGTGAGCTACGGCACCCTGGTGCGGCGCTTCCCGCAGTCCGGCTCGGCCTACACCTACACCCAGCGCGCAATCAACCCACATGTGGGCTTTCTGGTCGGCTGGTCGTCGCTACTGGACTACCTGCTGCTGCCGATGGTCAACGCCCTGCTGGCCAAGCTGTACCTGTCGGCGATGTTCCCCGAGGTGCCGGCGTGGGTCTGGGTGGCAGGCTTCGTCACCCTGATCAGCCTGATCAACATGCGCAGCGTCAACCTGGTGGCGCACTTCAACCTGCTGTTCGTCGCCGTGCAGGTGGCGATCATTGCGGTGTTCATCTACCTCTGCTGGCGCGGCCTGGGCCATGGCGAAGGCCTGGGCACGGCCTGGAGCCTGGTGCCGTTCGCCGACGAGCAGACCCAGTTCGCCGCCCTGGCCGCTGGCGCGACCATCCTGTGCTTCTCGTTCCTGGGCTTCGATGCGGTGACGTGCCTGTCGGAAGAAACCCGCGACCCGGGCAAGACCATTCCCCGGGCAATCTTCCTCACCGCGCTGATCGGCGGCGTGGTGTTCATTGGCGTGTCCTACTTCATCCAGGCCTATTTCCCGACCATGGCGCGGTTCCACGACCAGGAAGCAGCCCTGCCGGAAATCGCCCTGTATGTCGGCGGCAAGCTGTTCCAGTCGGTATTCATCGCCTGCACCGTGATCAACACCATCGCCTCGGGCCTGGCCTCGCAGACCAGCGTGTCGCGCCTGCTCTATGTGATGGGCCGTGACAACGTAATCCCGGCCAGCGTGTTCGCCCGCCTGCACCCGCGCTACAAGACCCCGGTGCTGAACATCGCCGTGGTCGGCCTGATCTCGCTGTCGGCGATCTTCTTCGACCTGGTCACCGCTACCTCGGTGATCAACTTCGGCGCGCTGGTGGCGTTCAGCTTCGTCAACCTGTCGGTGATCAACCACTGCTATATCCGTGAGCGGCAGAACAAGGGCCTGACGAACAACCTCAAGTATCTGGTCATGCCGACGATAGGCTTTTGCATCATCGTGTCGCTGTGGCTGGACCTGAACCAACACTCGCTGCTGTTCGGCGGGGTCTGGGCCTTGCTGGGCGTGTGCTACCTGGGCTGGCTGACCAAGGCCTTCAGGGTCGCGCCACCCAACTGCATTGCCGAATGAACCACCCGACGCCCGCCTGACCGCGGGCGTCCTTTTGCCCGAGAAGGAAACGCCCATGCTGTCGCGCCGCCTCTCCATCCAATGGAAGATCACCCTGCTCGCCGGCCTGTGCCTGCTGGCCATCGTCGCTTTGCTGGTGACGACGTCGCTGACCCAGGCTCGGCACAGTGCCGAGCAAGTGTTCCAGGCCAACAGCGAGCTGCTCGATCGCAGCGCACGCCTGCGCCTGCAGGCCCATGGCGAGACCCAGGCCCTACGCATCCAGCGCTACTTCATGGACGCCTACCAGTACGGCAATGGCTTCGCCCGCCTGGTGCAGGCACTCAAGGCCCGTGGCGGCAGCGACCTGCGCGACGAGCTGACGCGCCAGGCCCGCGCCGCGCTGGCCGGCAACAGTGACCTGATCGGCCTGTACCTGGTGTTCCAGCCCAATGCCCTGGACCAGGCCGACGCTCGTTTCGTCGGCCAGGCCGACAACGGCAGCAACGACAGCGGGCGCTTCTCGCTGTATTGGTCGCAGCCCAGCGCCGGTGCGCTGGAGCAGGAAGCCATGCCCGAATCGATGCTGGCCGACACCAGCGTTGGCGCCAACGGCTCGCCCTACAACCGCTGGCTGACCTGCCCGCAGGAAACCGCCAAAGCTTGCGTGCTCGATCCGTACTTCGACGAGGTCAACGGTCACCAGGTGTTGATGACCAGTATCGCCCTGCCCTTGCTGGAAAACGGCAAGGTGATCGGCGTGGTCGGCCTGGACATCGGCCTGGACAACCTGCAGCAATTGAGCCTGGCCGGGCGTCAGGAGCTGTTCGACGGCCAGGGCCAGGTGAGCATCGTCAGCCCTGCGGGCCTGCTCGCGGGGCACAGCCAGGACGCCACGCAGTTGAGCAAGACCGTGGAGCAAGCTTTCGGTGCCGGCGCCAGCGCACTCACCGGCCCGCTGCGTGCCGGCCAGGCGGTCGAGCGCCTGGACGCAGGCAGCATGCGTATTTCCCGCCCGTTCGCACCGATCCCCGGCGCCGCGCCCTGGCAGGTGTTGCTGGATCTGCCCGAACAGGTGCTGCAAGCCCCCGCCGTGGCTCTGAACCAGCGGTTGGACAGCCAGAACCAGAACGCCAACCTCATCAGCCTGCTGATTGGTCTCGGTGCGGCGGTGCTGGGTTTGTTGCTGGTGTGGTTGACGGCCCGTGGCGTGACCCGGCCGATCCTTGCCGTGGCCGCGCGTCTGGAGGACATCGCCAGCGGCGAGGGTGACCTGACGCGGCGTCTGGACTATGCCCGTGACGACGAGCTGGGCAAGCTGACGGGCTGGTTCAATCGTTTCCTCGACAAGTTGCAACCGGTGATCGCCCAGCTCAAGGGTTCGGTGCAGGAGGCGCGGGGCACTGCAGATCAATCGGCGTTGATTGCCAGCCAGACCAGCGATGGCATGCAGCAGCAGCACCGTGAGATCGAGCAGGTGGCCACCGCGGCCAACGAGATGAGCGCCACCGCCCACGATGTCGCCCATAACGCGGCCCAGGCGGCACAAGCCGCGCGCGGTGCCGACCAGGCGACCCGTGATGGCCTGGCGCGGGTGGCGGCGACCCGCACGGCGATCGACCAGCTCGCCGATGGCATGACCGCGGCCATGGACGAAGCCCGGGCTCTGGAAAGTCGTGGCGAGCAGATTGGTTCGGTGCTGGAGGTGATTAGGGCGATTGCCGAGCAGACCAATTTGCTGGCCCTCAACGCTGCGATCGAGGCGGCCCGGGCGGGTGAGGCGGGGCGTGGTTTCGCGGTGGTGGCTGATGAGGTGCGCAACCTGGCGCAGCGTACTCAGGTGTCGGTGGAGGAGATTCGCCAGGTGATCGAAGGCTTGCAGCAAGGCACCCTGGATGTGGTGGGGGCCATGCAGGCTGGTCAGCGCCAGGCTCAGGACAGTGCCACGCAGATGGAGCAGACTTTGCCGGCGTTGCAACGGATTGGCGAGGCGGTGGCGGTGATCACCGATATGAACCTGCAGATTGCTTCGGCGGCCGAGGAGCAGAGCGCGGTGGCCGAAGAGGTGAACCGTAACGTGGCGGGGATTCGCGATGTTACCGAGACGTTGTCGGGGCAGGCGGACGAGGCGGCGCGGATCAGCCAGGCGCTGAACCGGTTGGCCAATCAGCAGCAGGTCTTGATGGCGCAATTTCGGGTGTAGTCTTTTGGAGGGAAGTGTCCCTCCACCACCCTACCCGTAATCCGGGCTGATCTTGAACTTGATCTTGATCTTGATCTTGATCGGAAGATTAACCTCGCACTGGCTAGCGACAGCTGCCTCAGTGCAGGCGCCGCCGCTAACTTCGCGACTTCAGGAGGCCGAACGCAGGCCTTGCGGAGGGAGGTGACGGGCATGGATGCCCGTCAAGCGCTGCGCCCCAGGATGGGGCGTTCAGCGCGGTCCTCCCGGGAGCAAGGCCGGAGTGAGGGGACCCGGAGCGTAGCGGAGGGCCGGATGAATGGAGCGCAGCGTTTTTTGGTTACTTTTTGTCGCGTTTGACAAAAAGTGACTCGCCGTTGAACTGACCCCCGAAAGTTGGACGGGGTACGCTATGGGTTCAGCGCTTGGGTCCGAAATTGTACCGGACTCAAGCCATTCAGTCTTAGACTTATACGCTCTTGGTTGTAGTAGGCGATGTAGTCCTCAAGGCCTGACGCCAGTTGTTCAACACTCTCAAACGATTGCAAATAGAAAAACTCGCTCTTGAGTGTGCCAAAGAAGCTTTCCATCGCGGCATTGTCCAGGCAGTTACCCTTACGCGACATACTCTGTTGTATTTTCTTTCTGCCCAGCATATGTCGATAAGCGGGCTGTCGGTATTGCCAGCCCTGATCGGAGTGCAATATCGGTTTGTCATCTGGGTTCAGCCGCTCGAAAGCTTGCTCCAACATCGCCGACACCATCTTGAACTCAGGGCGCGGATTGATCTGATAGGCAAGAATTTCGCCGTTGTACAGGTCCATCACAGGCGAAAGAAACAGCTTCTGCCCTTTCACCTTGAACTCTGTCACATCGGTTACCCATTTCTGATTAGGGGCTTCCGCCTTGAACTCACGCTTGAGCAGATCAGATGCAACAAGCCCTTCGGAACCTCGGTAGGAGCGATATTTCTTCACTTTTACCAGCGATTTCAGATCCATTAACTGCATCAACCGCTGCACCTTCTTGTGATTGATCACCTCGCCATGGCACCCAAGCACGGCGGTGATGCGGCGATAGCCGTACCGCCCCTTATGCCTGTGATAGACACTCTTGATGCGTTCTTTGAGGGCCGCATGCTTGTCGGCCACCAAGGCTTTGCTTTGGTAATAGAAGGTACTGCGTGCCAGCCCTGCAGCACGTAACAGCAGAGCCAGTCGATGTTCATGCCTCAATCCTTGGACAGCCTGCGCTTTCTTGGTTGCGCAGTGCGTGGATCCGCTTGGATCAAGGCATCGAGCTTTTTTAGATAGGCATTCTCCGCACGTAAATACTCCAGCTCTTCGAGCATTTGCTTAGGTGTCAACTCAGCATCTGCAGGCTTAGCAGGGCTTACGTTGGGTTGTTCTGATGCTTTGCGGGGCATACTGGATTCTCGGGCACGATGCGGGTGAAGTGCTTCTAGTCCGCCTTCATCGTACAACCTTTTCCATTGCCTGATGCTACTCGGGCCACGAATATCAAACTGTATGCAGGCTTGCTGGGCTGACAGTCCGTCTTGCTCGATGCACTGCAAAACCTTCAACTTGAACTGGGCGTCGTAGTGGCTGTACTTGGTAGCCAGACCTGCAGCACCGTGTTGCTCATAGCCCTTTATCCAACGGCGCAGCAGCGATGCACTCAGGCTATGCCTCAGTGCCACCTCATGAACACTCCGGGCAGAAAGACACTCCTCGATGAGTGCTTGCTTGAGCGCTAGGTCGTATTTCGTCATGGAACACCCTCCGCTTGGGGTCAGGCGTCCAACTTTCGGGGGTCAGTTCACGTAAGGGCGAAAAGGTGACTATGCGTCGACATAGCAAATGAATGCGCTTACATCTGTATAAACCCACACCGACCGACTTTGACTTTGACTTTGACTTTGACTTTGACTTTCAAAGCGTGGGTCTTGAAAGTTATACGCTCATTCATTGGCGATGGCGACGCATAGTCACCTTTCCGCCCTTACGGCGGGTAACTTTTTGAAGGATCAAAAAGTCACCAAAAAATCCTCGCTCCATTCATCCGGCCCCTACGCTTCGCTCCGGGGTCCCCTCGCTCCGTTCTTGCTCCCGGGAGGACCGCGCTGAACGCCCCATCCTGGGGCGCAGCGCTTGACGGGCATCCATGCCCGTCACCTCCCTCCGCAAGAACTCCGCTCGGCCTCCTGAAGTCGCAATTGGCGGCGCCTGAACTATCGCGCACTTAGAAGCAAGATCAAAATCAAGATCAAGATCAAGATCAAGAATTTCTACATGCAAAACTCATACTGCCTGATTTATCCCGTACTCAAAGACAAACAAAACACCAAAAGTAAAAATAATCATTCCCCTCCCCATCACCCTCTCCGGGACTTTCATGATTTGTTGACGATCTTTTCACGCCCCGCGCTTTAGCGTCGCCTCCCAACCGATCCGGCAAGCAACTGGCTTTCTGAGGCGCACGTGTCCCGCACAACTCCCCCCACCCGTACATCCACCGACTGGGCCGCCCTCGGCTGGCTTCTGCTGTTTTTCTGGTATTTCTCCGGCGTCACCCAAGCCCTGCTGATGCTCAGCGGCACCACCGGCTTCGCCGGCTTTCGCGATGCCTTCTTCCTCAGCAGCCTGTGGCTGGCCCCGGTATTGCTGCTACCACGCCTGACCCGCCCCCTGGCCGCGCTGATCGGCCTGGTGCTGTGGGCCTGCTCACTGGTCGGCCTCAGCTACTTCGGCATCTACCACCAGGAATTCTCGCAAAGCGTCATCTTCGTGATGTTCGAATCCAACACCGCCGAAGCCGGGGAATACTTCAGCCAGTACTTCAGCGTCTGGCTATGCCTGGCACTGCTGCTCTACAGCCTGGTCGCCGTACTCCTGTGGAAACGCCTGCGCCCGGTCAGCCTGCCCCTGTACAGCCGCATCCCACTGGCCCTGCTGCTGGTGACCGCGACCCTGGGCTACCCCTTCTACAAACAGATGGTCTCCCAGCAACGCAGCTTCGCCGAAGCCCAGGAAAAGGTCGAACAACGCATGGCCGCGGCAGTGCCCTGGCAACTGCTGGTCGGCTACCGGCAATACCGCGAGCAGCTCGACAACATGCAGGCATTGCTGAACCAGAACGCCGCCCTGCCACCACTGCAGAACCTCAAGGACAACAGCGGCGACGCACCACGCACCCTGGTGCTGGTACTCGGCGAATCCACCACCCGCGAGCACATGCACCTGTATGGCTATGGCCGCGATACCACGCCAAACCTCGATGCCCTCGCCGCCCGCGACAACAGCCTGACCGTGTTTCGCAATGTCGTGTCGCCACGCCCGTACACCATCGAAGTCATGCAGCAGATCCTCACTTTCGGCGACGAGCAGCACCCTGACCGCTTCCTCACCGACCCGTCGCTGATCAACCTGATGAAACAGGCCGGCTACAAGACGTTCTGGATCACCAACCAACAGACCATGACCAAGCGCAACACCATGCTCACCACCTTCTCCCAGCAGACGGACGTGCCGGTGTACCTGAACAACCAGCGCAGCCAGAACGCCAGCCAGTTCGACAGCGTGGTGCTCGAGCCCTTCGACAAGGCGCTGCGCGACCCGGCGCAGAAGAAGCTGATCATCGTTCACCTGCTCGGCACCCACATGGATTACCGCTACCGCTACCCGGCGCAGTTCGAGCACTTCAAGGACAACGTCGGCGCGCCGGCGGCCCTGTCGCCCGACCAGGTGGAAACCTACAACTTCTACGACAACGCGGTGCGCTACAACGACTTTATCGTCTCGGACCTGATCAAGCGCTATTCGGCCACCACGCCGAACGGCTTCCTGCTCTACCTCTCCGACCATGGCGAGGATGTCTACAGCTCCGGCAAGCATGACCGCCTGGGGCGCAACGAGGCCGACCCGACCCGGCCGATGTACACCATCCCCTTCCTGCTGTGGACCTCGCCCAGCTGGCAAGCGGCCCACCCTCGCGATTTGCAGGCCATGGCCAACCGCCCCTACAGCAGCGCGCACCTGATCCACACCTTGTCCGACCTGGCAGGCCTGAGCTACGACCACTTCGAGCCCGCCAAGAGCCTGGTCAGCCCGCAATTCAGCGCCAGCCCGCGCTGGATCGGTGACCCGTACGCAAAGAACGGGCTGCACGAATTCGACAAGCTGCCCGGCGCCAACGCTGACAAGGAACAACGCACCGCCAGCAGCGATGTCGCTCGCCCCGGCGAAGGCTGAAACCGCCCCTCTCCCCCCAACCCCCCTGCAGCCGATACCTGGACATCCAGGTATCGGCTTTTTTATGCAGCGCATTGAAGGATGATTTTTTTTCTGGCAATGCAAATACGCCGTACTCATGCCACTACAAATAGACGAAGACAATCGTCATTGTGCATCGACACCCACCTATAAAAACGGCGAACAAAAGAAAGAATCAACGTCAAAAGGCACTTTTGCCACAGTTCCAACCTATCAAAATGACGAATGATGTCATTCCAAAAGGGAATGATGTAACGAGTAATGCTCGTTTGTTCCCCGCGCCTTTCAAGGCCAATACTGATTTCCATCAATGCAATCGTGACCGCCATGGCCGTGGAGCAGCCATCGGCCAACGTGCGTCCGCGCACGCGCTGTGCGTCGCTACAACTGCAAGTGGAAGGAACACAACAAGAACAACAACTCACTTGAATGCAGATCAAATAGGTTGCCCATGACCCTTTCCAACAACACCACAAGTTCGCCTGCCGCACCGCCCTCCTCAGGCCACCTCAAGCGCACCCTGACCAGCCGCCACCTGAACATGATCGCCATCGGCGGATCGATCGGGACCGGGCTGTTCGTTTCCTCCGGCGCCACCATCGCCCAGTCCGGCCCGGGCGGCGCCTTGCTGTCGTTCGCGGTGATCGGGCTGATGGTGTATTTCCTGATGACCAGCCTCGGCGAACTGGCCGCTTGCATGCCGGTCAGCGGCTCGTTCTCCACCTACGCCTCGCGCTACGTGGAAGAAAGCTTCGGCTTCGCCCTCGGCTGGAACTACTGGTACGCCTGGGCCGTGACCATCGCCGTGGACCTGGTGGCGGTGCAGATCATCATGACGTACTGGTTCCCCGACACCCCCGGGGTAATCTGGAGCGCGGCATTCCTGGGCTTGCTGTTCGCCCTCAACGTCGCCTCGGTACGCTTCTTCGGCGAGGCCGAATTCTGGTTCGCCCTGATCAAGGTGGTGACCATCATCGTCTTCATCATCGTCGGCGTGCTGATGCTGCTGGGCATCCTCGAAGGCGGCCAGGACGGCGGCGCCCACCTCTGGCAGCTCGGCGAAGCACCGATCGCCGGCGGCCTGCCGGCGCTGATCGGCGTGGCGATGATCGTCGGCTTCTCGTTCCAGGGCACCGAGTTCGTCGGCATTGCCGCGGGCGAGACGGAAAACCCCGGGCGCAACATTCACAAGGCAGTGCGGCAGATCTTCTGGCGCATCCTGCTGTTCTACGTGTGCACCATCATCGTCATTGGCCTGTTGATCCCCTACACCGACCCGCGCCTGCTCAAGGACGGCCTGTCCGACATCACCATCAGCCCGTTCACCCTGATCTTCTCCAAGGCCGACATGCTCGCCGCCGCCGCCGTGATGAACGCGGTAATCCTCACCTCGGTGCTGTCGGCCGGCAACTCGGGCATGTATGCCTCCTCGCGCATGCTCTACAGCCTGGCCCTGGAACGCAAGGCACCGGCGATCTTCGCCCGGCTCACCCGCAGCGGCACCCCGGTATGGGCGCTGCTGGCCACCGCGGCGGTGGCCGGTCTGTGCCTGCTGAGCTTCCTGTTCAGCCCCGGCAAGCTCTACCTGTGGCTGCTCAACACCTCCGGCATGCTCGGCTTCATCGCCTGGCTGGGCATCGCCGTCAGCCACTACCGCTTCCGCCGTGGCTACCTGCACCAAGGCCACGACCTGGCCCGGTTGCCCTACGTGTCGAAGTTCTTCCCGATCGGGCCACTGTTCGCCTTCGGCCTGTGCCTGGTGGTGATGCTCGGGCAGAACTACCAGGCGTTCCTCGGCGGGCAGATCGACTGGATCGGCGCCCTCGCCACCTACGTCGGCCTGGTGCTGTTCGTGCTGATGTGGCTGGGCCACAAGCTGCTCACCGGCTCGCGGACCGTGCGCTACAAAGACATGGATTTCTCCGTCATCGAGACCCGCAAAAACGCCGACACGGCCGCGAAAACCCACGCCAGCACCACCACGGCAAACCAGCTACCCGCCTGAGAACCACCGCGCGGACCGGCAACGGTCCGCCCCTGACTGCCCGGGATCATGATGAACAGCCATTTCCTCGACTCCTATTACGAAGCAACCGTGCGGCGTACCGCCTACCCTGCCCAGGCCGGCCGCACCACGACCCGCGTGTGCATCCTCGGTGGCGGCCTGGCTGGCCTGTCCACGGCCCTAGGGCTGGCCGAGCGTGGCGTGAGCGATGTGACCCTGCTCGAAGCCGAGCGCATCGGCCATGGCGCCTCGGGGCGCAATGGCGGCTTCGTGTTCGGCGGCTACAGCCTGGGCAACGCCGAGCTGCTGGCGACCCTGGGCGCCAGCGAGGCCCGACGCCTCTACCAGCTGACCCTCGATGCCGTCGACCTGATCCGCCAGCGCACCCGCCAGTACGCCATCGACTGCGACCTGGTCGACCAGGGGGTGATCCTCGCCAACTGGTTCAACGACCCCGCGCGCCTGGACAAGCCCCGCCAATTGATGAAAGAGGCCTATGGCGTGGACTGGACCTACCTGTCCCCTGGCGAATTACGCGAGCAGCTCAAGAGCGGGCGCTATTACGGCGGCCTGCTCGAGCGCAACGCGTTCCACTTCCATCCGCTCAAATACGTCTGTGGCGTGGCTCGCGCCGCCAGCGACGCCGGCGTGACTCTGTTCGAGCACTCGCCAGTCACTCGGATCGAGAGAAAAGCCGGTGGTGGCTACATCGTGCGCACCGAACAAGGCGAGGTCCATGCCGAGGACGTGGTGTTTTCCGGCGGCGGCTATGCGCGCGGCGTGCACGCACCGGTCGAGCGCGCGGTGTTGCCGATCGCCACCTACGTGGTGACCACCCCGCCGCTGGGTGAACGCCTGCAAGAGGCGATTACCTGCCAGTCGGCGATCTACGACACACGCTTCGCCTTCGATTACTACCGCCCACTGCAGGACACACGAATCCTCTGGGGCGGGCGCATTTCCATCCTCGACCGCGGGCCGCAGGCAATCGCCAAATTGCTCAAGGCCGACCTGGCGAGCGTCTACCCACAGCTTGAAGATGTGCAACTGGAGTACTCCTGGGGCGGATTGATGAGCTACGGTCGGCACCAGATGGCCCAGATCGGCCAGGATGAACAGGGCATCTGGCACGCCGTCGGCTTTGGTGGGCATGGCATGGCGCCCACCACCGTGGCCGGCGAGGTGCTGGCCGATGCCATCGCCCGGCGACTGCCGGTGCCCCAAGGGTTTGCCCGCTTCGGCCTGGAGCGCACCTATGGGCTGGCCGGGATGCTGGCCGCGCAGGCCACCTACAGCGCCTACCAGGCCCGCGATGCGTTCGATGCGCGGCGCCTGAATCGCTGAATCGCGTCACTCCGGCCAGTCACCGCGTCGCCTGGTCGACGAAGCAGGCGCCGCGGACGCGAGCCAGTAGGCCGGGAACAGGATCGCACCCGGTCAACGCCGGGCCGGGCAATGCGAGTAGCCATCCCCCCTACCCCGGCATAGCATGCAAGCCTGATGGTCGGCCTACCAAACGGACTTGGAAGATGAACGCCAACACACGCCTCGATGTCATTGCCTTTGAACAACGCCCGCTCACCCAACCCCAGCGCGACACCCTGGAAACCTGCAGCCTCGAACAACTGCGCGACGTGCAACTGCGACGCCTACGCTGGTCGCTGAAACACGCCTGGCGCAACGTGCCCTGG
Coding sequences:
- a CDS encoding phosphoethanolamine transferase CptA is translated as MSRTTPPTRTSTDWAALGWLLLFFWYFSGVTQALLMLSGTTGFAGFRDAFFLSSLWLAPVLLLPRLTRPLAALIGLVLWACSLVGLSYFGIYHQEFSQSVIFVMFESNTAEAGEYFSQYFSVWLCLALLLYSLVAVLLWKRLRPVSLPLYSRIPLALLLVTATLGYPFYKQMVSQQRSFAEAQEKVEQRMAAAVPWQLLVGYRQYREQLDNMQALLNQNAALPPLQNLKDNSGDAPRTLVLVLGESTTREHMHLYGYGRDTTPNLDALAARDNSLTVFRNVVSPRPYTIEVMQQILTFGDEQHPDRFLTDPSLINLMKQAGYKTFWITNQQTMTKRNTMLTTFSQQTDVPVYLNNQRSQNASQFDSVVLEPFDKALRDPAQKKLIIVHLLGTHMDYRYRYPAQFEHFKDNVGAPAALSPDQVETYNFYDNAVRYNDFIVSDLIKRYSATTPNGFLLYLSDHGEDVYSSGKHDRLGRNEADPTRPMYTIPFLLWTSPSWQAAHPRDLQAMANRPYSSAHLIHTLSDLAGLSYDHFEPAKSLVSPQFSASPRWIGDPYAKNGLHEFDKLPGANADKEQRTASSDVARPGEG
- a CDS encoding YdgA family protein, with amino-acid sequence MKKSVGILCGLAVAIAVATTAGAWYTGKQLPAELERSVARGNEELKKALAGNGGSMTLELVSLEQHFFTSTAHYRLKAENVQVGEADAINFAVGVTDQIEHGPFPWSRVKAFKLMPVMATSNSVLDKDDFTKGWYAAAGDKPPVTAQFSLGYGGNVDSDIRLAPVTLKEDGDNVLDFSGMQVLMSGDRDGKAVGIHADAGHLELNFVDEQQAPVKIQLNGFKAGGKLTETGHDMIYVGNFDLALADVQATFGPKQELLVLKGLQQNNLYNAEGEAKDKLAGRLEYKVGDISYAGRKVGSAEMVLTMKSIDIPAMQALMAWYQTQLPQMQQAAADGEAPSLQMTPEEQAKVQGDLQQLLVAKPQVAVEKLAFKTANGESHFNLAMDFANPSSFDLPPDQLGKQLLTQLKAKLSVSKPMVADLATLQALLEGETDAQAIAQQSSQAGEMVGMMALQSGMATVEGSDVVSSLHYADGMVDFNGKKMTVEEFAMLISGHLAALQPQG
- a CDS encoding APC family permease, encoding MQPDHSAPGNAQFRKSLRLWHVVIIGLAYLTPMTVFDTFGIVSGITAGHVPSAYILALAGILFTAVSYGTLVRRFPQSGSAYTYTQRAINPHVGFLVGWSSLLDYLLLPMVNALLAKLYLSAMFPEVPAWVWVAGFVTLISLINMRSVNLVAHFNLLFVAVQVAIIAVFIYLCWRGLGHGEGLGTAWSLVPFADEQTQFAALAAGATILCFSFLGFDAVTCLSEETRDPGKTIPRAIFLTALIGGVVFIGVSYFIQAYFPTMARFHDQEAALPEIALYVGGKLFQSVFIACTVINTIASGLASQTSVSRLLYVMGRDNVIPASVFARLHPRYKTPVLNIAVVGLISLSAIFFDLVTATSVINFGALVAFSFVNLSVINHCYIRERQNKGLTNNLKYLVMPTIGFCIIVSLWLDLNQHSLLFGGVWALLGVCYLGWLTKAFRVAPPNCIAE
- a CDS encoding IS3 family transposase (programmed frameshift) — protein: MTKYDLALKQALIEECLSARSVHEVALRHSLSASLLRRWIKGYEQHGAAGLATKYSHYDAQFKLKVLQCIEQDGLSAQQACIQFDIRGPSSIRQWKRLYDEGGLEALHPHRARESSMPRKASEQPNVSPAKPADAELTPKQMLEELEYLRAENAYPKKARCLDPSGSTHCATKKAQAVQGLRHEHRLALLLRAAGLARSTFYYQSKALVADKHAALKERIKSVYHRHKGRYGYRRITAVLGCHGEVINHKKVQRLMQLMDLKSLVKVKKYRSYRGSEGLVASDLLKREFKAEAPNQKWVTDVTEFKVKGQKLFLSPVMDLYNGEILAYQINPRPEFKMVSAMLEQAFERLNPDDKPILHSDQGWQYRQPAYRHMLGRKKIQQSMSRKGNCLDNAAMESFFGTLKSEFFYLQSFESVEQLASGLEDYIAYYNQERISLRLNGLSPVQFRTQALNP